Proteins found in one Coffea eugenioides isolate CCC68of chromosome 5, Ceug_1.0, whole genome shotgun sequence genomic segment:
- the LOC113770696 gene encoding secretion-regulating guanine nucleotide exchange factor, which produces MQRLIKSKAGLSTGLTRRWLTTTTTTTTSSGTKTTVMSFGDGSHGALGLPSSVMGLGSDAYEPTPIQGLPDNISSIAAGHYHSLAVTSDGHVWSWGRNHESQLGRSPPSPRETWNEPKKVEGLDQVRIQAAFASGVISAAIGEDGSLWVWGKSKRGQLGLGGGVIDPVLPTRVEALAGEDVVKVSLGWGHALALTQHGKLFGWGYYADGRLGRIGKSFESSPLDSVTGKFQPSKEISNPMLEAAEKLVLEGIEKEKGMPIIWEPSLIEELRDVEVVDVSCGLDHSLVLCGDGTLLSSGSNVYGQLGRVNQDSGMHPVDIKFRPLSIASGMGHSFAVCQNHASDVTEDSPIIVSWGWNHNSQLGRNGPANIPLVVEALSSETPITVSGGRAHSVAITARKELWTWGCGRNGRLGLGSSADEPEPMVVEDLEGCEVMEAVAGFDHSLVLIGE; this is translated from the exons ATGCAAAGGCTGATAAAGTCTAAAGCGGGTCTTTCAACCGGGCTGACCCGCCGATGGCtgaccaccaccaccaccaccaccaccagcaGTGGAACCAAAACAACTGTAATGAGCTTCGGAGACGGAAGCCACGGGGCGTTGGGCCTACCCTCGTCCGTTATGGGCCTGGGCTCCGACGCCTACGAACCCACTCCAATTCAAGGCCTTCCGGATAATATCTCAAGCATTGCCGCCGGCCATTACCATTCCCTCGCCGTCACCTCCGACGGCCATGTCTGGTCTTGGGGCCGTAACCACGAATCCCAACTCGGCCGCAGCCCTCCTTCTCCAAG AGAGACGTGGAACGAACCTAAGAAAGTAGAAGGGTTGGATCAAGTTAGGATTCAAGCCGCATTTGCGTCTGGAGTCATTTCTGCAGCTATTGGAGAAGATGGTTCACTATGGGTCTGGGGGAAGTCCAAGCGCGGGCAGCTTGGGTTAGGAGGAGGAGTTATTGATCCTGTTTTACCTACTAGAGTTGAAGCACTTGCTGGAGAAGATGTTGTTAAG GTCTCACTAGGTTGGGGACATGCACTTGCACTTACTCAACATGGAAAGTTGTTTGGATGGGGTTACTATGCTGATGGAAGATTAGGGAGAATTGGGAAGTCATTTGAGTCCTCTCCATTGGATTCAGTTACTGGTAAATTTCAACCTTCGAAAGAAATTTCAAATCCAATGCTTGAAGCTGCTGAGAAGCTGGTCTTGGAAGGTATTGAGAAAGAAAAGGGCATGCCAATCATTTGGGAACCCAGTTTAATTGAAGAACTACGTGATGTTGAAGTTGTAGATGTGTCATGTGGGCTTGACCATTCCCTGGTTCTTTGTG GGGATGGAACTCTTTTAAGTAGTGGGAGCAATGTGTATGGCCAGTTGGGTAGAGTAAACCAAGATTCAGGGATGCATCCAGTTGACATAAAGTTCCGTCCTCTTTCTATAGCATCGGGCATGGGGCATTCTTTTGCAGTCTGTCAGAATCACGCATCAGACGTTACTGAAGATTCACCAATCATTGTTTCATGGGGATGGAACCACAATTCTCAACTTGGGAGAAATGGTCCAGCAAATATCCCGCTGGTGGTTGAAGCACTTTCTAGCGAGACACCTATTACAGTATCGGGGGGGCGGGCTCATTCAGTGGCTATCACAGCTAGGAAAGAACTTTGGACTTGGGGCTGTGGTAGAAATGGTAGACTTGGCTTGGGCAGCTCAGCTGATGAACCAGAACCTATGGTTGTTGAAGATCTGGAAGGTTGTGAAGTTATGGAAGCTGTTGCAGGTTTTGATCATAGTCTTGTTCTCATTGGGGAATGA